From a region of the Roseivirga sp. 4D4 genome:
- the rpoB gene encoding DNA-directed RNA polymerase subunit beta, with protein sequence MLANQSERINFSSIKSILDYPDFLDVQVKSFEDFFQLETPADKRTQDGLFKVFSENFPISDSRENFVLEFVDYLVDPPKYDVAECIDRGLTYSVPLKAKLRLTCNDEDNEDFETIEQEVFLGNIPYMTEKGSFVVNGAERVIVSQLHRSPGVFFAQSKHTNGTPLYSARIIPFKGSWIEFATDVNSVMYAYIDRKKKFPVTTLLRAIGYGTDKDILDLFGLSEEISAKKTALKKAIGRKLAARVLRTWVEDFVDEDTGEVVSIHRNEVLLERDSVLAEEHVEMIIEADVDSVILHREDINIADYTIIYNTLSKDNSNSEKEAVEQIYRQLRNTDAPDEQTARDIIQSLFFSDKRYNLGEVGRYRINKKLDLDIDSEKLVLTTQDIISIVKYLIGLINSKAIVDDIDHLSNRRVRTVGEQLYAQFGVGLARMARTIKERMNVRDNEDFKPVDLINARTLSSVINSFFGTNQLSQFMDQTNPLAEITHKRRMSALGPGGLSRERAGFEVRDVHYTHYGRLCTIETPEGPNIGLISSLCVHAKVNSMGFIETPYRKVESGKVNMSEDVIYLTAEEEDTHNIAQANAPLKDAGTFLNDKVKARYEGDFPVVEPKELSYMDVAPNQIVSVAASLIPFLEHDDANRALMGSNMQRQAVPLLKPEAPIVGTGLEARAARDSRTLIIAEESGVVDFVDATKIVIKYDQSKDDQLVNFDTEYKTYDLIKFRRTNQDTTVNLKSIVLKGQKVEKGQVLCEGYSTEKGELALGKNLRVAYMPWQGYNFEDAIVISERVVRDDVYTSIHIDEYELEVRDTKRGQEELTSEIPNVSEEAVKNLDENGIIRVGAEIKEGDILIGKITPKGETDPTPEEKLLRAIFGDKAGDVKDASLKASPSLRGVVIDTKLFSRPKKDKDLRAKSKKEVEVLKAQYSKDLLAVRAQIIDKMTQLLEGKVCNGVTHKFGDEIISKGVKFNKNNISQNLFPEKNIYRDESNYSVQEEVNLISDLNLDGWTEDKKTNDLIVKMVKNYNLKRNDITGEFKRQRFTIEVGDELPTGIVQLAKVYVAKKRKLKVGDKMAGRHGNKGVVARIVREEDMPFLDDGTPMDIVLNPLGVPSRMNIGQIYETVLAWAGLKLGRKYATPIFDGASMEEVEAELAEAGLPSAGREYLNDGLSGQRFDQPVTVGIAYMLKLGHLVDDKMHARSIGPYSLITQQPLGGKAQFGGQRFGEMEVWALEAFGASHVLQEILTVKSDDVIGRAKAYEAIVKGDSIPKPNIPESFNVLVHELRGLALEITLD encoded by the coding sequence TAGCAAATCAATCAGAAAGAATAAACTTCTCTTCGATTAAATCAATCTTAGATTATCCTGATTTCCTTGATGTGCAGGTAAAGTCTTTCGAAGACTTTTTCCAATTGGAAACACCCGCAGATAAAAGAACACAGGATGGTTTGTTCAAGGTTTTCTCTGAGAACTTTCCTATTTCCGATTCAAGAGAGAATTTCGTTCTTGAATTCGTGGATTATTTGGTTGATCCTCCAAAATATGACGTTGCAGAATGCATCGATAGAGGACTAACCTATTCTGTGCCTTTGAAGGCTAAACTTCGCTTGACTTGTAATGATGAGGATAACGAAGATTTCGAAACTATTGAGCAGGAAGTATTTCTAGGGAATATTCCTTACATGACAGAGAAGGGTTCTTTTGTCGTAAATGGTGCCGAAAGAGTTATTGTATCTCAATTACACAGATCTCCTGGTGTATTCTTTGCGCAGAGCAAGCACACCAACGGAACTCCATTATATTCTGCGAGAATTATTCCTTTCAAAGGATCTTGGATTGAGTTTGCTACCGATGTAAACAGCGTAATGTACGCTTACATCGATAGAAAGAAGAAGTTCCCGGTAACCACGCTTCTAAGAGCAATCGGTTATGGAACTGATAAAGACATTTTAGATCTTTTCGGTTTATCTGAAGAGATCTCAGCTAAGAAGACCGCTTTGAAAAAGGCTATTGGTCGTAAGCTAGCTGCAAGGGTACTGAGAACATGGGTTGAAGATTTCGTGGATGAGGATACTGGAGAAGTAGTATCAATCCATAGAAATGAAGTGTTATTAGAAAGAGATTCAGTACTTGCTGAAGAGCACGTAGAAATGATTATCGAAGCAGATGTTGATTCTGTAATTCTTCACAGAGAGGACATCAACATTGCTGATTACACCATTATCTATAACACGCTTTCAAAAGATAATTCTAACTCAGAAAAAGAAGCTGTTGAGCAAATCTATCGTCAGTTGAGAAATACTGATGCTCCAGATGAGCAAACAGCACGTGACATTATTCAGTCACTATTCTTCTCTGATAAGCGATATAACCTTGGTGAAGTAGGGCGATACAGAATTAACAAGAAATTAGATCTTGATATCGATTCTGAGAAATTAGTTCTTACTACTCAGGATATTATTTCTATTGTGAAGTACTTGATCGGCTTGATCAACTCTAAAGCAATTGTGGATGATATCGATCACCTTTCTAACAGAAGGGTAAGAACAGTGGGTGAGCAGCTTTATGCTCAGTTTGGTGTTGGTTTGGCTCGTATGGCCAGAACCATTAAAGAAAGAATGAATGTTCGTGATAACGAGGATTTCAAACCTGTTGATCTGATCAACGCGAGAACCTTGTCTTCAGTGATTAACTCTTTCTTTGGAACCAACCAGTTATCTCAGTTCATGGATCAAACAAATCCGTTAGCAGAGATTACACACAAAAGAAGAATGTCAGCTTTGGGGCCTGGTGGACTTTCTAGAGAAAGAGCCGGTTTTGAGGTACGTGACGTTCACTATACTCACTACGGTCGTCTTTGTACTATTGAGACACCAGAAGGTCCAAACATTGGTTTGATTTCATCTCTATGTGTTCATGCTAAAGTAAACAGCATGGGATTCATTGAGACACCCTATAGAAAAGTAGAAAGTGGTAAAGTAAACATGTCTGAAGATGTGATTTACCTGACTGCTGAAGAGGAAGATACGCACAACATTGCTCAGGCAAATGCACCTCTAAAAGATGCGGGCACTTTCCTCAATGATAAAGTAAAAGCAAGATACGAAGGAGACTTCCCGGTGGTAGAGCCAAAAGAGCTTAGCTACATGGATGTTGCGCCTAACCAGATTGTTTCGGTTGCGGCTTCATTGATTCCATTCTTGGAGCATGATGATGCAAACCGTGCTTTGATGGGATCGAACATGCAGCGTCAGGCTGTGCCGTTATTGAAGCCTGAGGCTCCAATCGTAGGTACTGGTTTGGAAGCAAGAGCAGCTCGTGATTCAAGAACATTGATCATTGCAGAAGAGTCAGGTGTTGTTGACTTTGTTGATGCTACCAAAATCGTTATCAAATACGATCAATCTAAAGATGACCAATTGGTCAACTTTGATACTGAATACAAGACTTACGATCTAATTAAGTTTAGAAGAACTAACCAAGACACTACTGTTAACCTTAAGTCTATTGTACTTAAAGGTCAGAAGGTAGAAAAAGGTCAGGTTTTATGCGAAGGATACTCAACTGAGAAAGGTGAGTTAGCCTTGGGTAAAAACCTAAGAGTGGCTTACATGCCTTGGCAAGGTTACAACTTTGAGGATGCGATCGTAATTTCTGAAAGAGTTGTTAGAGACGATGTTTATACTTCAATTCACATTGACGAGTATGAACTTGAAGTAAGAGATACAAAACGTGGTCAGGAAGAATTGACTTCTGAGATTCCGAACGTGAGTGAGGAAGCTGTTAAGAATCTTGACGAAAATGGTATCATTAGAGTAGGAGCAGAAATCAAAGAAGGAGATATCCTTATTGGTAAGATTACTCCTAAAGGTGAGACTGATCCAACGCCTGAAGAGAAACTCTTGAGAGCGATCTTCGGTGATAAAGCAGGTGATGTTAAGGATGCTTCATTGAAAGCTTCTCCTTCATTAAGAGGAGTTGTGATCGATACGAAGTTGTTCTCTCGTCCTAAGAAGGACAAAGACTTACGTGCTAAGTCTAAGAAAGAGGTAGAAGTGCTTAAGGCACAATACAGCAAGGACTTGCTTGCCGTAAGAGCTCAGATCATTGATAAGATGACTCAGTTGCTTGAAGGCAAGGTATGTAATGGAGTGACACACAAATTTGGAGATGAGATTATCTCTAAAGGTGTGAAATTCAATAAGAATAACATCTCTCAGAATCTTTTCCCTGAAAAGAATATCTATAGAGATGAGAGTAACTATAGTGTTCAGGAAGAAGTGAACTTGATCTCTGACCTTAACCTTGATGGTTGGACAGAAGATAAAAAGACCAACGACCTGATCGTTAAGATGGTTAAAAACTACAACCTAAAGCGTAATGACATTACTGGCGAGTTTAAACGTCAGCGTTTCACTATCGAAGTAGGTGATGAGTTGCCAACAGGTATCGTGCAATTGGCCAAAGTCTATGTTGCTAAGAAGCGCAAGCTTAAAGTAGGTGATAAGATGGCGGGTCGTCACGGTAACAAAGGTGTTGTTGCAAGAATTGTAAGAGAAGAGGATATGCCATTCCTTGACGATGGAACTCCGATGGATATTGTATTGAATCCACTGGGTGTACCTTCAAGGATGAACATCGGTCAGATTTATGAGACGGTGTTGGCATGGGCTGGTTTGAAGCTGGGTAGAAAATATGCTACTCCAATCTTTGATGGAGCGAGCATGGAAGAAGTGGAAGCCGAATTGGCGGAAGCGGGTCTACCAAGTGCAGGACGTGAATACCTAAATGATGGTCTCTCAGGTCAGCGATTTGACCAGCCAGTAACCGTGGGTATTGCTTACATGTTGAAACTAGGTCACTTGGTTGATGATAAGATGCACGCAAGGTCTATTGGACCTTACTCATTGATTACTCAGCAGCCTTTAGGTGGTAAAGCACAATTCGGTGGTCAGCGATTTGGAGAGATGGAAGTATGGGCACTTGAGGCATTCGGTGCATCACACGTTCTTCAGGAAATCCTGACAGTAAAATCAGATGATGTAATCGGTAGAGCGAAAGCTTACGAAGCGATTGTTAAGGGAGATTCTATTCCTAAGCCAAATATTCCTGAATCATTCAATGTATTGGTTCACGAGCTTAGAGGTCTCGCACTAGAAATCACTTTAGACTAA
- the rpoC gene encoding DNA-directed RNA polymerase subunit beta': MAFKKNRKLNNDFNKVTISLASPESILESSHGEVTQPETINYRTYKPEMGGLFCERIFGPVKDWECHCGKYKRIRYKGIICDRCGVEVTEKKVRRERMGHIELVVPVAHIWYFKSLPNKIGYLLGLPTKKLDQIIYYERYAVIQPGIKEEEGISYMDFLTEDEYLDILDKLPRENQMLDDDDPEKFIAKMGAEALEMLLARLDLDSMSYALRHQAATDTSQQRKAEALKRLRVVEAFRDAKTRIENRPEWMVIKMVPVIPPELRPLVPLDGGRFATSDLNDLYRRVIIRNNRLKRLIDIKAPEVILRNEKRMLQEAVDSLFDNSRKVNAVRSDGNRALKSLSDMLKGKQGRFRQNLLGKRVDYSGRSVIVVGPELKLHECGLPKNMAAELFKPFIIRKLIERGIVKTVKSAKKIVDRKDPVVWDILENVLKGHPVLLNRAPTLHRLGIQAFQPKLIEGKAIQLHPLVCTAFNADFDGDQMAVHVPLGQDAVMEASMLMLSSHNILNPANGAPVTVPSQDMVLGLYYVTKGRRSTDDHKVAGEGMRFYSAEEVLIAMNEGVLSKHAYIHVKTTVRENDELVEKVIETVAGRVLFNESVPEEVGYVNELLTKKKLQKIIQNVVTICGIAKTAKFLDDIKELGFQMAYKGGLSMGLNDIHIPDVKDSLVQSAKEEVDAVWQNYLMGLITDNERYNQVIDIWTRVNTRLTNGLMQEMEEDNQGFNSIFMMMHSGARGSREQIRQLGGMRGLMAKPQKNLAGSVGAIIENPILSNFKEGLDVLEYFISTHGARKGLADTALKTADAGYLTRRLVDVAQDCVINEEDCGTLRGLTVSALKDNEEVVEPLSERILGRVSVHDIYDPITEELIIASGEEITEKIADQIDETAIDEVEIRSVLTCETKRGVCAKCYGRNLSTNKMVQKGEAVGVIAAQSIGEPGTQLTLRTFHVGGTASNIAVDATVKAKFAGVIAFEELRSLPTTDNDGNKINIVMGRTGEIQIIDPKTKKVLISNHVPYGAILEVKEGQKVEKDDQLCKWDPYNAVILSEFDGTIEFDAIEEGVTYKEEFDEQTGHREKVITDTKDKAKNPAVVVNAKSESKAYNIPVGAHLAVDAGDKVKIGQPLAKIPRTMGKSRDITGGLPRVTELFEARNPSNPAVVSEIDGVVTYGGIKRGNREIFIESKDGVKKKYMVPLSKHILVQDNDFVRAGYQLSDGATTPNDILNIQGPTAVQEYLVNEIQEVYRLQGVKINDKHIEAIVKQMMQKVEIMDAGDTQFLPGQVVDKFFFREENDAMLDMKVVTEAGESENLKPGQIVSPRELRDENSSLRRKDMKLVEVRDAQPAVSKPKLQGITQASLGTESFISAASFQETTKVLSEASIRGKADTLNGLKENVIVGHLIPAGTGMREYDDLIVGNQAEYDKLVAAREAYQAQSEEESVEL, translated from the coding sequence ATGGCATTTAAAAAGAATAGAAAACTTAACAACGACTTTAACAAAGTCACTATTAGCTTGGCTTCTCCGGAATCTATCCTTGAGTCTTCTCATGGAGAGGTAACGCAACCGGAAACCATCAACTATAGAACCTATAAGCCTGAAATGGGTGGTTTATTCTGTGAAAGAATATTCGGACCTGTTAAGGACTGGGAATGTCATTGTGGGAAGTATAAAAGAATTAGATATAAAGGTATCATCTGTGACAGATGTGGTGTTGAAGTAACCGAGAAAAAGGTTAGAAGAGAGAGAATGGGACACATCGAATTGGTGGTTCCTGTTGCACACATTTGGTACTTTAAGTCACTTCCTAATAAAATAGGATACCTTCTTGGTCTACCGACTAAGAAATTGGATCAGATCATCTACTATGAGAGATACGCTGTAATCCAACCAGGTATCAAGGAAGAGGAAGGAATCAGCTACATGGACTTCTTAACGGAAGACGAGTATCTGGATATTCTTGACAAACTCCCACGCGAGAATCAAATGCTTGATGATGATGATCCAGAAAAGTTCATCGCCAAAATGGGTGCAGAAGCACTCGAAATGTTATTGGCGAGACTTGACTTGGATAGCATGTCATACGCTTTACGTCACCAAGCAGCTACAGATACTTCTCAGCAGAGAAAGGCAGAAGCCTTGAAGCGTTTGAGAGTAGTCGAAGCATTCCGTGATGCAAAAACTAGAATCGAAAATCGTCCTGAGTGGATGGTGATCAAGATGGTGCCAGTTATTCCACCAGAATTGAGACCATTGGTACCGCTTGATGGTGGTAGATTCGCTACATCAGATTTGAATGATCTTTACAGACGTGTGATCATTAGAAACAACCGTTTGAAGAGACTGATCGATATTAAAGCTCCTGAAGTAATTCTTAGAAATGAGAAACGTATGCTTCAAGAGGCTGTTGACTCACTATTTGATAACTCAAGAAAAGTTAACGCAGTACGTTCGGATGGAAACCGTGCATTGAAGTCTTTGAGTGATATGCTTAAAGGTAAGCAAGGTCGATTCCGTCAGAATCTTTTAGGTAAAAGGGTTGACTACTCTGGTCGTTCGGTGATCGTGGTAGGACCTGAATTGAAACTACACGAATGTGGTTTGCCTAAGAATATGGCTGCTGAGCTTTTCAAACCATTCATTATCAGAAAGCTGATTGAAAGAGGTATTGTAAAAACAGTGAAGTCAGCGAAGAAAATTGTTGACAGAAAAGATCCAGTGGTTTGGGATATCCTTGAAAACGTATTGAAAGGGCACCCAGTACTATTGAACAGAGCTCCTACACTTCACAGGTTAGGTATTCAGGCTTTCCAGCCAAAACTAATTGAAGGTAAGGCGATCCAATTGCATCCATTAGTATGTACAGCATTTAACGCTGACTTTGATGGTGACCAAATGGCTGTTCACGTACCACTAGGACAAGATGCGGTAATGGAAGCAAGTATGTTGATGCTTTCTTCTCACAACATTTTGAACCCTGCTAACGGTGCTCCTGTAACTGTACCATCTCAAGACATGGTATTGGGACTTTACTATGTGACTAAAGGTAGAAGATCTACTGACGATCATAAAGTAGCAGGTGAAGGCATGCGTTTCTACTCTGCAGAAGAAGTATTGATCGCGATGAACGAAGGCGTCCTTTCTAAGCACGCTTACATTCATGTGAAAACCACAGTTCGTGAAAACGATGAGTTGGTTGAGAAAGTGATCGAAACTGTTGCAGGTCGAGTACTCTTCAATGAGAGTGTTCCAGAAGAAGTAGGCTACGTAAATGAGCTATTGACGAAGAAGAAGCTTCAGAAAATTATCCAGAATGTAGTTACGATTTGCGGTATCGCAAAGACAGCTAAGTTCTTGGATGATATTAAAGAGCTTGGTTTCCAAATGGCTTATAAAGGTGGTCTGTCAATGGGATTGAATGATATTCACATTCCAGATGTAAAAGATAGCCTAGTACAAAGTGCTAAAGAAGAAGTGGATGCTGTATGGCAAAACTACTTGATGGGACTTATTACCGATAATGAGCGATACAATCAGGTAATTGATATTTGGACACGTGTAAATACACGATTGACCAACGGATTGATGCAGGAGATGGAAGAAGACAACCAAGGCTTCAACTCTATCTTTATGATGATGCACTCAGGGGCTCGTGGTTCTAGAGAGCAGATTCGTCAGCTGGGTGGTATGAGAGGATTGATGGCTAAGCCGCAGAAAAACCTTGCAGGTTCTGTGGGAGCGATCATTGAGAACCCGATTCTTTCAAACTTTAAAGAAGGTTTGGATGTATTGGAGTACTTTATCTCTACACACGGTGCTCGTAAAGGTCTTGCCGATACAGCTTTGAAAACTGCTGATGCAGGTTACTTAACAAGACGTCTTGTTGATGTTGCACAAGATTGTGTGATCAACGAGGAGGATTGTGGTACACTAAGAGGATTGACTGTTTCAGCGTTGAAAGACAACGAGGAAGTAGTTGAACCATTATCTGAGAGAATTCTTGGTAGAGTATCTGTTCACGATATATACGATCCAATCACTGAGGAGCTGATCATTGCTTCTGGTGAAGAAATCACTGAGAAGATTGCAGATCAAATTGATGAAACTGCGATCGATGAGGTTGAAATCAGATCAGTATTGACTTGTGAGACTAAGAGAGGCGTTTGTGCTAAATGTTATGGTAGAAACCTATCTACTAATAAGATGGTACAAAAAGGCGAGGCTGTCGGTGTAATTGCGGCTCAGTCAATCGGTGAACCTGGTACTCAGCTTACACTAAGAACCTTCCACGTAGGGGGTACTGCTTCAAACATTGCGGTAGATGCTACAGTGAAAGCGAAGTTTGCTGGTGTAATTGCATTTGAAGAATTGAGATCATTGCCTACTACTGACAATGATGGCAATAAGATAAATATCGTAATGGGTAGAACTGGTGAAATCCAGATCATTGATCCTAAAACGAAAAAAGTACTTATCTCTAACCACGTACCTTACGGTGCCATCCTTGAAGTGAAGGAAGGTCAGAAGGTAGAGAAGGATGATCAACTTTGTAAGTGGGATCCGTATAACGCGGTAATCCTTTCAGAATTTGACGGTACCATCGAGTTTGATGCGATCGAAGAAGGCGTGACTTACAAAGAAGAGTTTGATGAGCAAACAGGTCACAGAGAGAAAGTAATTACGGATACAAAAGATAAGGCGAAGAACCCAGCGGTAGTTGTAAACGCGAAGTCTGAGTCTAAGGCTTATAACATTCCAGTGGGAGCTCACTTAGCAGTAGATGCTGGTGACAAAGTAAAAATTGGACAGCCATTGGCTAAGATTCCAAGAACAATGGGTAAATCAAGGGATATCACGGGTGGTCTTCCTAGAGTAACTGAATTGTTTGAGGCACGTAACCCATCGAATCCGGCTGTAGTGTCAGAAATTGATGGTGTAGTGACTTACGGAGGTATCAAGAGAGGTAACCGTGAGATCTTCATCGAATCTAAAGACGGTGTGAAGAAGAAATACATGGTGCCATTGTCTAAGCACATCTTGGTACAAGACAATGACTTTGTAAGAGCTGGATACCAGTTGTCTGACGGAGCAACTACTCCGAATGACATCTTGAATATTCAAGGTCCAACTGCAGTTCAGGAATACCTAGTGAACGAGATTCAGGAAGTATACCGACTACAGGGTGTAAAAATCAACGACAAGCACATCGAAGCGATTGTGAAACAGATGATGCAGAAAGTTGAGATCATGGATGCTGGTGATACGCAATTCCTTCCAGGTCAGGTGGTAGATAAGTTCTTCTTCAGAGAAGAGAACGATGCTATGCTTGATATGAAAGTGGTGACTGAAGCAGGCGAGTCTGAGAACTTGAAGCCAGGTCAGATTGTATCTCCAAGAGAGTTGAGAGACGAGAACTCAAGCTTGAGAAGAAAAGACATGAAGTTAGTAGAAGTTAGAGATGCACAACCTGCAGTTTCTAAGCCGAAACTTCAAGGAATTACTCAAGCATCGTTGGGTACTGAGAGCTTTATCTCTGCTGCATCTTTCCAAGAGACCACTAAGGTATTGAGTGAAGCTTCTATCAGAGGTAAAGCTGATACATTGAATGGCTTGAAGGAAAATGTGATCGTTGGTCACTTGATTCCAGCAGGTACAGGTATGAGAGAGTATGATGATCTGATCGTAGGTAACCAAGCTGAATATGATAAGCTAGTTGCTGCAAGAGAAGCTTATCAGGCACAATCAGAAGAAGAAAGCGTAGAACTATAA
- a CDS encoding DUF3467 domain-containing protein gives MADQNEQANQNQLNIELSEEIAEGQYVNLAMIAHSNSEFVIDFIKMMPGVPKAKVKSRIVITPEHAKRLLLALKDNIDKFENHFGPIKQSEEPPKFPMNFGGTVGEA, from the coding sequence ATGGCTGATCAGAACGAGCAAGCAAATCAGAACCAATTGAATATTGAACTTTCGGAAGAAATTGCGGAAGGACAATATGTGAACCTGGCAATGATTGCTCATTCGAACAGTGAGTTTGTGATCGATTTTATCAAAATGATGCCTGGGGTTCCTAAGGCAAAAGTAAAATCGAGAATTGTAATTACGCCTGAGCACGCCAAGCGATTGCTATTGGCACTAAAGGATAATATCGACAAGTTCGAAAATCACTTTGGTCCAATTAAGCAAAGCGAAGAACCACCGAAATTCCCAATGAATTTTGGAGGCACAGTAGGCGAGGCTTAA
- the rpsL gene encoding 30S ribosomal protein S12, translating to MPTINQLVRKGRKKLTSKSKSPALDSCPQRRGVCTRVYTTTPKKPNSAMRKVARVRLTNGKEVNAYIPGEGHNLQEHSIVLIRGGRVKDLPGVRYHIIRGALDTAGVSGRLQRRSKYGAKRPKDKK from the coding sequence ATGCCTACTATAAACCAACTAGTACGTAAGGGCAGAAAGAAATTGACTTCAAAGTCAAAATCTCCAGCATTAGATAGCTGCCCACAAAGAAGGGGTGTTTGTACAAGGGTATATACGACTACACCTAAAAAACCTAACTCGGCTATGAGAAAAGTGGCAAGGGTAAGGTTGACCAATGGTAAAGAGGTGAACGCATATATCCCTGGAGAAGGTCACAACCTTCAGGAGCACTCAATTGTATTGATCAGAGGAGGTAGAGTAAAAGACCTTCCAGGTGTAAGATATCACATCATTCGTGGTGCACTTGACACTGCAGGAGTAAGTGGTCGTCTTCAAAGAAGATCAAAATATGGCGCTAAGCGTCCAAAAGACAAAAAATAG
- the rpsG gene encoding 30S ribosomal protein S7 codes for MRKAKPKKRYILPDPKFHDTLVTKFVNYLMIDGKKSIAYNTFYKAVELVEERTGENGLETWKKALSNIMPSVEVKSRRVGGATFQVPIEVRPGRKTSLGIKWMIMFARKRGEKTMTEKLAGEIIAGSKGEGAAVKKKDDTHRMADANKAFSHFRF; via the coding sequence ATGAGAAAAGCTAAACCAAAGAAGAGATATATTCTTCCCGATCCTAAGTTCCACGATACTTTGGTGACAAAGTTTGTGAACTATCTAATGATCGATGGAAAGAAGAGTATTGCCTACAATACGTTCTACAAAGCAGTTGAGCTAGTAGAAGAGCGTACTGGTGAGAATGGTCTTGAAACTTGGAAGAAAGCATTGAGTAATATCATGCCGTCAGTCGAAGTGAAGAGTAGAAGAGTAGGTGGTGCTACTTTTCAAGTGCCTATCGAGGTAAGACCAGGTCGTAAGACATCACTTGGCATCAAATGGATGATCATGTTCGCGCGTAAGCGTGGTGAGAAAACCATGACTGAAAAACTAGCTGGAGAAATTATTGCCGGTTCTAAGGGTGAGGGTGCTGCTGTGAAGAAGAAAGACGATACACACAGAATGGCAGACGCAAACAAAGCATTTTCACACTTTAGATTTTAA